The nucleotide sequence aataataataaatatacatacatttCGATGTAACGCATTTAAAGAACTTTAATTTTACAGACATTAAAAACCCAgtgtaaattaaaattaaaaagttaTATGAATATTGACGATTAACTAAAGTTAGTTAACATCTTTATTTTGAAAGATTCGGCTGCAAAGTGTGTGTAAGAATACGTATGTAGCCAGTTTCATATTTTCTCCGCAAAAGTTGGTTGCACTGTGTCGTCGGGCGGGTAAGTGCAATTTTGACGATATTTTCCGGTAGAGGCGCTGCCGTTTTGCGTCAATGTTTACCATTCGTTTCCGGTTTACGTCGTGGTTTAACGACGTTCTTCATTTTTCATTATACGTCCCTTTGTTACGATAAGTGTACATACATGTAAGTCGCATGCCATGTGTTAAAAGATTTTCCGCTTGATATACGATACAATAGCGTGGGTTACATCGTATGTTACGAATCTCATGATCGTAACGATACCGGAAGTTCTGTAGTTTCATTATCAATACGTATATTCACAGTTGACAGAAATGGCGACTGCTGTACCATCGAGATTTGCGATACTTAGTCTTGACGACGATGACTGTGAACCGAAGAAAACGCAGAAGAATGTCACTTCTAGTAAGACAGCTCAAAAAGCCAAAAACGTTAAATCGAAACAGCAACAACAGCCAAAAAAGGATGACAAGAAAAAACAAAACAAGGTATGACGCGTGTAGTACatatttgttgtttttttttgtttttgatTAGCCGGTAAAGGTCAGAATACTTATGGATACTTTTGGCGGGAATATTTTGCATGTTTCAAATTGTCAATTCCTATTGTAACAACCTTTATGGATTTCGATCTTCTTTAAATACACAGAAAGGtgacaataattatatattgaatatCATAAATCGAATATGTACTAGGTAAAGGAATTGTCAATAAATTTAAAATAGATTTATCCGTGACATTGACTAATAATGTTCATAATTATTTTACAGGGGAAAAAGAAAAAACCTAACAAGAGTAATAATGAAAATCAACAATGGGAGCAATGGAAAGAAAAAGACACAATGGTAGGTATATAAAGTGTGTTTTGTCAAATTCATGTGTCAATGATTTTCTAAGTATTTTTGGTTTGTTAATCGAATGGCGATATCAAGGACAATGTAGATTTGActtatatttttgaaaatcacagtttagtttcagatataaATTGTTAAAGCTAAGATTTTGTTTCAGTAGTGACATATTTATAAGTGTTCTGTGTTATCATATCCAATTGTGATTTCCTTAAGGCTATCGAGGAAACATTTGAGCAAGAGCTGCATCAAGCCATTTTGCTGTCGAAGCTGGCTTATGAAGAGCAGCTAGTAAGCGTGGGTACTAGTAAGCCAGAAAAAGATCAAGAGACAAATAAGAAATCAGGGAAAAAATCAAAAAAGGCCACCATGACATTGGAAGAGTTCAATAGCATGGGATCAAACAATGTTCAAATTACAGTTGTACCTACCGATTGTGCAGATCCAAAACCTAAaggtaatatttcattattatttgaattttacataaaaataatatgGTAACTAATGAATAGAGATGTTACAGATGTGGATAAAGAATTTTTTGATTCGGTAGAAAAGGAAACGAAAAAAGAAATTACAAAGGAAAAAGAGAAGGACATATTAAGGACAAGGCTAACACGTATAGACGATGAAATCACTTCTGCTCAATTGAGGGTAGAAGTTGAAAAACGCGATGAAGTTATAAATGAATTAAGAATCCAGGTGGAAAATTTGAAAGAAGAGGTGACACAAGttaaaaaaaggaacaaaaagctatatcaaatattatcTCATGGAGAAAGTAAGTTATCATTGCTTAGGTTAATCATTTGTCGTTCATAAATATGATTAATTGTGTTATTTTTGTTCATCAGTGAAAGATAAAGCATCAGTATTAGCAGAAGTAGCTAAATTACAAGAAATAAGAGACGAATTAACATCAGAAGTAGCATCTTTACATgcacaactagaacaagaaagGTCCAAAACACGTACTTCTAGTGCAGATGTCAAACCATCTAAACAAACTGTAAGGTTTAATGTAGAATGAAAGTAAACGTGGCAAAGTCCGAAGAATCTTATGTAATAatggaaaaataaatatttgttttcTAGAATAAGAAGAGGCCAGCTAGTGAAAATGCCTAAACTACAGAGTAATTTTGTTGAACGTAAAAACTGAAACATTGTGATCTATGAAACTTAATTTATCGCTATTGATTATTTTACATACTAATTAGCTAACAGTCTCAAGACTGATGTATAATTGTTAAAACTTAAGATCTCGAGATATTATTATGTATCATATTCAATTTCCAAGCATAGAGATCGGTTTTTTAAGTAAACATTTTATAAAGCATAAATGATCATTCGGTAGGGATATAGTCATGATCATATATTTTCTAAACTATGCAtttcttttatatattttgatCATATTTTGTGATcatatatatttcttattattCAATTACTTCTATGAAAGTCATTGAATATAAGGACGAATATTGCAGTGAAAGTTTAGTCGAACTGCTGCAATACTACTTCCAATATGAAAACTTGGCAGTGAACATTATCTTCCAGATTTTATGCAGACTTTATGTTAAAATAGATCAATGAATGACGCGCGTTATTTTcgttttttaataaatatattttttgcaGTATACTTGTTGACATTCATAATATCcttaatatttcattaaaacAATGGCACCGATACATTTCTAAAAATGCGTTATGTATTTCAAACCATTAATGTCTAATCGAACGACACATCTTTGTAGAAGTTAAACATTGAGAGCTGATCAAACTACTCTTTCTATGAGACTGAGATAGACTTGTACACTATAAAACCATAAATTTCAGGTCCTAAATGTAAGCCATATTTATATACAAACTATCATGAATGTATCAAAGtaagtaataaaataagtatattTTCACAGATTATTTCACACTTACTCcataaaataaatacaatatacgAACCGTTCTAATACCTATCCCGAATTTTTTGCAATTACAAACTAAGCAGTTACGGTAGATcttttgtacaatataatttttagacctgcatatatatatttatgttttatgttctgttttttatttatgctttctatttttattacaCTTCAAAGCGAAAGGTAATGCATACTTCCATGGTCTACAAAGTGTAACAGAGGTTTCTATTAAATTTCAAATAAAGTGAGATAGCTTAATCGCGCAATTTTTATAGATCTTATCGTACATATCGTATTTTGTGCGGTCACGGCTGTTGCAAAACGAAGTCAGCCGTACGACATTGTCCACGTAAGTTTTTTCGAATCTTCGATTGTCATTCTTTCTGCGCACTAATTCCATGCTTTTTCAGCCATTTCCCATCGGTGACATACCATTTCGCGAAATGCTAAGCTTCATCCGGATTATACGTGCGGGTgcatttttatggaaattttttgttcactttttctgCCTCGAGTTATTCCAGGGGAAATTTTTTTTCGACTCGGTCTCTCACTCGGCTTCAACATTCGGTTCGATATTTTACATCTCACGTTCCAATTCTTTTTGCGGGCTTTGCTCCATTCGTTTCCCCGAGCTCACGCAAaaaagagcgagcgagagagagtgagagagagagggaaagcaaaaaaaaaacgcgGTAAAGGGGATTTGCACGTACCATGATAAAATTAACTATACACTGCACCTGTTCATTAAAAACAGCGGACAGTTCAACTATATCAAAATAAACGAATCGTTCCTTTAGATATGCGTACGATAACTGATAACAGTATTTATTACAGAAAAGAATGTATGATATTTTTTTTGCGTGGTTTACACGACTTTATTCCGTAGACTTTGTTGAAACTTGTGTTCGAATACCGATCTGCTGCATTACGATCGCTATTTTAAACGAAACGGAAGATTCCGAGAGCCGATATATTGGGCGAAGCCGTTTTGGCATGTCAATTTTattcataaataaaataaacagctCGTATTATTATCAATTACATATTTGCAATGACTTATCGCCGCTCGTCAGGTGGTTCGAGCATGATAAACACATCATTTCGATTTATTTCCACGAACGAAAATTATTGATGCTCCGCCAATATTCGTTTAGTCGACATTCTGTAACAAATTGCGTCGCATGCTTACGATATAGTTTATTGTTCCAATCGTAacgtattaggtctaccggaaagttctgtccgtttgagaaataatagatttttcataaatttagtaatatttattgtacaatataattccagtcgttacttatgacggcgtgatggcaatttgtgagcaacatttttcaaaaatatatgtctcaaatgaatatgtgcatatctgtcgaaatttgcaatgacattatcggacagaactttccggtacacCTAATATAAATGcaggtatataataataataaaatagatagataataaaaataaaatagaacgcTTAAAAACGTTCGTTAAGTATGAAAAATGTAAcacgaatattataatatcgacAACTAATTTTGAAATCGTGTTTTCTAGTAAAAATGGCGCAAGTAATAAAAAAAAGGTATCGACTCGCCTCAGCAATCGATTAGTTAAACTAATCCTTGCAGGATGGATAGCTGGGATATTTGCGTGCAGGGTTGAAATCGACGGTTTCGTTTAATTTTTCGAGGAAACCGATGTGGAAGAGCGAGCCAGTCGGGCATCTATTCAGCTTTTGACTGGAATCTTGGCCAATAAAAGGGGCATTAGCGCTAAGTGGACGCCTCGCCTACTCAGTCATAGTCTTGTTTGCTACAAGAGCAGAGGGTTGAAAGTACAAGGGGCGCAGTTAGCGATAGATACAACTGCGGTCCAAGTTGAAGTCAAATTCTACTTGTCCGTCGACTCGCGCGAACACCCGAAAACATCTGCCGATACACAAAAGAAATAAAACGACGAAGCACAAATTACCATTAAAAGCCgatattatatatcaaatagtataattaaaaataataattgtaatattataaaatagtataattatattattattattattatttattattatttaattactatatataatagtataattaaaatagtaatattatatatatcaagaTAATATATATCAAAGCCATTATTAATTACTGGAAGCAGCGAATTCAATTTTAATCGAAGTCGCGCGGATGACGTTCGAGAATCGAGACTCGAGATTTGCGCAACAGCTATCGTTTACGTTATCGTTAAGCCGATTTATTGCGCGTTAATTTCTAATTCTCGATCCATTTAAAATGATTCGAGCCGTTCGGTCGCATTCAACCGTTCGCCGTACGGTACTCGATCGACTCGATTAGCCCAATTTTCCACGGTGTGTCGAGCCAACAAAAAAGTTTGTACTTCGCCAGTTAAAGTTGCCAGTTTCGAAGCTGTCGCTGCCGAGAGGaaaccagagagagagagagagagagagagagagagagagagagagagagagagagagagagggaagaggCGAGAGCGAGGACGAGGTActgggaaaaagagagagcacGACAGAGGGTGGGTTTTAGGGCGTGGGATGGTAAAGGGGGTGACAGTGGGGATTCATTATCTGACAGTCTATTGTCATTCCTGCGGGCTGAGATTTTGCTCAGGCCAAGAGCAGCATCTCTGCTATATATGTCTCTCTGTGTACATACTATACGTATATGGCCAGTGATACGCGATATTTCCCTTCAGGAACGCGTTTCGAGAGTCAGACATTTCTTTCGAATCTTTCCTTCGGATTGATTCGATATATCCATACAGAAGCTGTAGCTTTTAGTTTGATTCGCTGGCCCGAAACATCATTCGACCTGCTTACGTGTTGATACTTCAGTTGTTCGGTTTATGCGATTCGTCTGCTCGATCTAATTTTTGTTAGATTTGTAACTGACTAATACACAGACTAATTACACATGAACAGACACATAAACGGATTAATACCGactttttattttgcagttATCGCGAAGATAATTCTGTAGGATTGCTATTAGTGTTTCCTGAAAGAGAAACGGATCAGCGATTTTGTTTGTCGATTCAAGATTTTTTCCAGTAAATTATCTTTTTCACAagataatttctctctaattcgcgctcagatcgcgcacaagaatggacaatttgggaagaggagctacgATTGTTTGAGTTTCGTGGCTCACTTTTATAATTAccaattgtcaataattataaaaacgagacgcaagactcgCATAATCTCTTCTCCTAATAGTAAACAGACTAATATCGactttttattttgcagttATCGTGAAGATAATTCTGTAGGATTGTTATTAAAATTTGCTGAAAGAGAAACGGACCAGCGATTTTGTCTGTCGATTCAAGATTTTCTAGTAAATCTTTCTCGCGAgacaatttctctctaattcgcggtCCGAtcgcgcacaagaatggacaatttgggaagaggagctacgATTGTTCCAGTTTCGTGGCTCACTTTTATAATCGCCAAtaatcaataattataaaaacgagacgcaagactcgCATAATCttttctcctcttctcaaactaTCCGTTTTCGTGTACAattcgagcgcgaattagggagaatttacttacTAATTGTACAATAGCATCCCCGAAAATGTGTTTCCATAAAATTCTATGCTTCCTCCGTCGCCGAAAATACCGTTCGATTGCTATCGTTTCCCTGCGATTCACGGTTGGCAAGCATCGGCCGCGCAACTCGCGAATACGAGGGTTCCACCGCGAACGATTCGCGTCTTCGGCAGACGTCGCGAGAAGTGTCGAAATATTTGCCTGTATCGCGAAACCGCGGCACGTGAAACCGCGTCGTCGCCGCGGCGAGACGTGCCGGCGAGGTGGCGCGACCGAGATCTAAACTGAAAATCTGGACGGTGTTTGAAAGGGGTCGGATTGAATTTCTAGAATTAACGATTTCCTCGCACGAGAGAATCGGATTTAATTGTGCCGCCGCCGTTGGCCGTGTACCGTGGGGCCGGCATTGTACTTACACGGGAGCCGTATCACGgcggaaaaagaaaaaggaatatCCATTTTTCCGAGTCCGCGACGACGGGGGACACAACACAGCGGCCTACATTCATTGTTTT is from Megalopta genalis isolate 19385.01 chromosome 4, iyMegGena1_principal, whole genome shotgun sequence and encodes:
- the LOC117218998 gene encoding G kinase-anchoring protein 1-B isoform X1, yielding MATAVPSRFAILSLDDDDCEPKKTQKNVTSSKTAQKAKNVKSKQQQQPKKDDKKKQNKGKKKKPNKSNNENQQWEQWKEKDTMAIEETFEQELHQAILLSKLAYEEQLVSVGTSKPEKDQETNKKSGKKSKKATMTLEEFNSMGSNNVQITVVPTDCADPKPKDVDKEFFDSVEKETKKEITKEKEKDILRTRLTRIDDEITSAQLRVEVEKRDEVINELRIQVENLKEEVTQVKKRNKKLYQILSHGEMKDKASVLAEVAKLQEIRDELTSEVASLHAQLEQERSKTRTSSADVKPSKQTNKKRPASENA
- the LOC117218998 gene encoding G kinase-anchoring protein 1-B isoform X2; its protein translation is MATAVPSRFAILSLDDDDCEPKKTQKNVTSSKTAQKAKNVKSKQQQQPKKDDKKKQNKGKKKKPNKSNNENQQWEQWKEKDTMAIEETFEQELHQAILLSKLAYEEQLVSVGTSKPEKDQETNKKSGKKSKKATMTLEEFNSMGSNNVQITVVPTDCADPKPKEKETKKEITKEKEKDILRTRLTRIDDEITSAQLRVEVEKRDEVINELRIQVENLKEEVTQVKKRNKKLYQILSHGEMKDKASVLAEVAKLQEIRDELTSEVASLHAQLEQERSKTRTSSADVKPSKQTNKKRPASENA